CTTCGTCCGCCTGGCCATGCAGCACGAGCACGAACTCGCCGCGCGCGTTGTCGCGCGATTCGGCCAGCCAGCCCGGCATGTCCGCACAGGGCCGGGTGACGAAGGCCTCGAACTGCTTGGTCAGCTCGCGGCCGACGGTCAGGGGCCGGGACGGGCACAGCCTGGCCAGCGCCTGCAGCGCCTCGGCGATGCGGTGTGGCGCCTCGAACAGCACCACCGCGTCCATGTCGGCGGCCACCCGGGCCAGCGCCTGCTCCCGGTCCGCGCCCTTCGACGGCAGGAAACCGGCGAAGCGGAAGCCGCGCGCGGCCGCATCACCGGCGGCGCTGAGGGCGGTGACCACGCTGCTCGCGCCGGGCAGCGGCAGCACCCGGTGGCCGGCCTCCCGCGCCAGCGCGACCAGCCGGGCGCCGGGGTCGCTGATGGCGGGCGTGCCGGCGTCGCTGACGCAGGCCACCCGTTCGCCGGCGGCCAGCCGCGCCAGCACCGCCTGCGCGGCGGCGGCCTCGTTGTGCGCGTGCAGGGCGATCAGGGGCTTGTGCAGCCCAAGGTGGCGCAGCAGAGTGGCCGTCACCCGCGTGTCCTCGCAGGCGATGGCGTCGACCAGGCCGAGCGCGTGGATGGCGCGCAGGCTCAGGTCGGCCAGGTTGCCGATCGGCGTGGCCACCACGTACAGCGCGCAGGGCCAGTCCTGCTGGCCGCAGGCCGCGGCGGCGGCCTCGCGCAGCCGGCCGGGCAAGGAGGAATCGGTGTTCAAGACGCTGTGGAGGATGACGGCACGCCAGCGCACCGGGCAGGACGCCGAGCGGCGGGCCGAGGCGCACCTGAAGGCGCAGGGCCTGCGGCTGCTGGCGCGGAATTATCGGGTGGCCCGCGGCCCCAGCCGCCGCGGCGGCGAGATCGACCTGGTGATGCAGGCGCCCGACGGCACCGTGGTCTTCGTCGAGGTGCGGGCCCGG
The sequence above is a segment of the Aquabacterium sp. J223 genome. Coding sequences within it:
- the rsmI gene encoding 16S rRNA (cytidine(1402)-2'-O)-methyltransferase: MNTDSSLPGRLREAAAAACGQQDWPCALYVVATPIGNLADLSLRAIHALGLVDAIACEDTRVTATLLRHLGLHKPLIALHAHNEAAAAQAVLARLAAGERVACVSDAGTPAISDPGARLVALAREAGHRVLPLPGASSVVTALSAAGDAAARGFRFAGFLPSKGADREQALARVAADMDAVVLFEAPHRIAEALQALARLCPSRPLTVGRELTKQFEAFVTRPCADMPGWLAESRDNARGEFVLVLHGQADEGPTALAALPPAVERALADLLQALPLKQAVDLAAALSGRPRKPLYARALALRRDAAGDEPPVEG
- a CDS encoding YraN family protein, encoding MTARQRTGQDAERRAEAHLKAQGLRLLARNYRVARGPSRRGGEIDLVMQAPDGTVVFVEVRARRDGRAGGSAASVTAAKRRSLVLAAQHYLLRHASPPPCRFDVVAIDGEQLQWLPAAFDGG